The following coding sequences are from one Dromaius novaehollandiae isolate bDroNov1 chromosome 22, bDroNov1.hap1, whole genome shotgun sequence window:
- the DCAF7 gene encoding DDB1- and CUL4-associated factor 7, with translation MSLHGKRKEIYKYEAPWTVYAMNWSVRPDKRFRLALGSFVEEYNNKVQLVGLDEESSEFICRNTFDHPYPTTKLMWIPDTKGVYPDLLATSGDYLRVWRVGETETRLECLLNNNKNSDFCAPLTSFDWNEVDPYLLGTSSIDTTCTIWGLETGQVLGRVNLVSGHVKTQLIAHDKEVYDIAFSRAGGGRDMFASVGADGSVRMFDLRHLEHSTIIYEDPQHHPLLRLCWNKQDPNYLATMAMDGMEVVILDVRVPCTPVARLNNHRACVNGIAWAPHSSCHICTAADDHQALIWDIQQMPRAIEDPILAYTAEGEINNVQWASTQPDWIAICYNNCLEILRV, from the exons atGTCGCTGCACGGGAAGCGGAAGGAGATCTACAAATACGAGGCGCCCTGGACCGTGTACGCCATGAACTGGAGCGTCCGGCCGGACAAGCGGTTCCGCCTGGCGCTGGGCAGCTTCGTGGAGGAGTATAACAACAAG GTGCAGCTTGTTGGTTTGGATGAAGAAAGCTCAGAGTTCATTTGCAGGAACACCTTTGATCACCCCTATCCTACCACAAAGCTTATGTGGATCCCAGACACCAAGGGAGTATATCCAGACCTGTTGGCAACCAGTGGTGACTATCTGCGTGTGTGGAGA GTGGGAGAAACAGAGACCCGGCTGGAGTGTTTGCTGAACAACAACAAGAACTCTGATTTCTGTGCTCCATTGACATCATTTGATTGGAATGAAGTGGATCCTTACCTTCTAG gtACCTCTAGTATTGACACAACCTGCACTATTTGGGGTCTGGAAACAGGACAGGTTCTGGGAAGAGTAAATCTGGTCTCTGGCCATGTTAAGACACAACTTATTGCACATGACAAAGAG GTGTATGACATAGCATTTAGCCGTGCAGGTGGTGGGAGAGATATGTTCGCTTCAGTTGGTGCAGATGGCTCTGTGAGGATGTTCGATCTCCGTCACCTGGAACACAGCACCATAATTTATGAGGACCCACAACACCATCCACTGCTGCGTCTCTGCTGGAATAAGCAGGATCCCAACTATCTTGCTACAATGGCCATGGATGGCATGGAG gttgTGATTCTAGACGTTAGAGTTCCTTGCACTCCTGTTGCCAGGTTAAACAACCACAGAGCATGTGTAAATGGAATTGCTTGGGCACCTCATTCTTCCTGCCATATTTGTACAGCAG CGGATGACCATCAGGCTCTCATCTGGGATATCCAGCAAATGCCTCGTGCCATTGAGGACCCTATCTTGGCCTATACAGCAGAGGGAGAAATCAACAATGTACAGTGGGCATCGACTCAGCCAGACTGGATAGCTATCTGCTACAACAACTGCCTGGAGATTTTGAGAGTCTAA